A genomic window from Deltaproteobacteria bacterium includes:
- a CDS encoding SDR family oxidoreductase: MAGICDGRVVLVTGAGRGIGRAHALAFAAEGARVVVNDIGTALDGRGEATTGPAAEVVEAIRAAGGHAVANGDDVADWTGAGRLVQTAIDAFGRLDVVVNNAGFVRDRMFVSTSEEEWDAVVRVHLKGHFCVARHATAHWRDRAKTGDKLDARIVNTSSGAGLQGSIGQSAYSAAKAAIAALTLVQAAELRRYGITANAIAPAARTRMTETVFAEMMAKPAEGFDAMAPENVAPLVVWLGSAESRDVTGQIFEIAGGKLNVADGWHTGIGVDQGARFAPSELGPIVRDLLAKATPAQKVYGS, translated from the coding sequence ATGGCCGGGATCTGCGACGGACGGGTCGTCCTCGTCACCGGCGCCGGGCGCGGCATCGGCCGGGCCCATGCCCTCGCCTTCGCGGCCGAGGGCGCGCGGGTGGTCGTGAACGACATCGGCACCGCGCTCGACGGGCGCGGCGAGGCCACGACCGGCCCGGCGGCGGAGGTGGTCGAGGCCATTCGCGCCGCGGGCGGCCATGCGGTCGCCAACGGCGACGACGTGGCGGACTGGACGGGCGCCGGGCGTCTGGTGCAGACCGCCATCGATGCGTTCGGGCGGCTCGACGTGGTCGTCAACAATGCCGGCTTCGTCCGTGACCGCATGTTCGTGAGCACCTCGGAGGAGGAGTGGGACGCGGTCGTGCGCGTCCACCTGAAGGGCCACTTCTGCGTCGCGCGCCACGCGACCGCGCACTGGCGGGACCGCGCCAAGACGGGCGACAAGCTCGACGCCCGCATCGTCAACACGAGCTCCGGCGCCGGCCTGCAGGGGTCGATCGGCCAGTCGGCCTACTCGGCCGCGAAGGCGGCCATCGCGGCGCTGACGCTGGTCCAGGCGGCGGAGCTCCGCCGCTACGGGATCACCGCCAACGCGATCGCGCCCGCGGCGCGGACGCGGATGACCGAGACGGTCTTCGCGGAGATGATGGCGAAGCCGGCCGAGGGATTCGACGCGATGGCCCCCGAGAACGTCGCGCCGCTGGTGGTGTGGCTCGGCAGCGCCGAGTCGCGCGACGTGACGGGCCAGATCTTCGAGATCGCCGGCGGCAAGCTGAACGTCGCCGACGGCTGGCACACCGGGATCGGCGTCGACCAAGGCGCGCGCTTCGCGCCGAGCGAGCTCGGCCCGATCGTGCGCGACCTCCTCGCCAAGGCGACCCCCGCCCAGAAGGTCTACGGTTCCTGA
- a CDS encoding lipid-transfer protein yields MDPGRVLGAGRSESAVSERKVAVLGVGMHPWGKWGKNFVEYGVAAARAALADAGLQWKDVQFVAGGETIRNGYPGFIAGASIAQALGWSGAQVTSCYGACAAGSQAVSVARAHILAGNCDVALVVGADTTPKGFFAPQAGERGTDPDWLRFRLLGATNPVYFALYARRRMALYGATDRDFAKVKVKNARHGLENPYARYRKLVTEEEVLASPMVSDPLRLLEICATSDGGAAIVLTSMEYARKHATNPVTISAVSTVTPRYPSTVIEMPNFATDSAATVPPPPVAFRDSIAAAAYEQAAIGPEDVNVAEVYDLSSALELDWYENIGLCPPGAAEKLLNDGVTTIGGRVPVNPSGGLSCFGEAIPAQAIAQVCELTWQLRGQATGRQVEGAKVGVSVNQGLFGHGSSVVVQR; encoded by the coding sequence ATGGACCCCGGCCGCGTCCTCGGAGCGGGCCGATCGGAGTCGGCCGTGAGCGAACGCAAGGTCGCGGTGCTCGGGGTCGGCATGCACCCCTGGGGCAAATGGGGCAAGAACTTCGTCGAGTACGGCGTCGCCGCGGCGCGGGCCGCGCTCGCCGACGCCGGCCTCCAGTGGAAGGACGTGCAGTTCGTCGCCGGCGGCGAGACGATCCGCAACGGGTATCCCGGCTTCATCGCGGGCGCCTCGATCGCCCAGGCCCTCGGGTGGTCGGGCGCGCAGGTGACGAGCTGCTACGGGGCATGCGCCGCCGGCTCGCAGGCCGTGAGCGTCGCGCGCGCCCACATCCTCGCGGGCAATTGCGACGTCGCGCTCGTCGTCGGCGCCGACACGACGCCGAAGGGCTTCTTCGCTCCCCAGGCCGGCGAGCGCGGCACCGATCCCGACTGGCTGCGCTTCCGGCTCCTCGGCGCGACGAACCCGGTCTACTTCGCGCTCTACGCCCGCCGCCGCATGGCGCTCTACGGCGCGACCGACCGCGACTTCGCCAAGGTCAAGGTGAAGAACGCAAGGCACGGGCTCGAGAATCCCTACGCCCGCTACCGGAAGCTCGTCACCGAGGAGGAAGTGCTCGCGTCGCCGATGGTCTCCGATCCGCTCCGCCTCCTCGAGATCTGCGCCACGAGCGACGGCGGCGCGGCCATCGTGCTCACGAGCATGGAGTACGCCCGCAAGCACGCGACCAATCCCGTGACGATCTCGGCGGTCTCGACGGTCACGCCGCGCTATCCGAGCACGGTGATCGAAATGCCGAACTTCGCGACCGACTCCGCGGCGACCGTGCCTCCGCCGCCGGTCGCCTTCCGCGACTCGATCGCCGCCGCCGCCTACGAGCAGGCCGCCATCGGTCCCGAGGACGTGAACGTCGCCGAGGTCTACGACCTCTCCTCGGCTCTCGAGCTCGACTGGTACGAGAACATCGGGCTCTGTCCTCCCGGAGCCGCCGAGAAGCTCCTGAACGACGGCGTGACCACGATCGGAGGCCGCGTACCCGTCAATCCGAGCGGCGGCCTCTCGTGCTTCGGGGAAGCGATCCCGGCCCAGGCGATCGCGCAGGTCTGCGAGCTCACCTGGCAGTTGCGCGGACAGGCCACGGGCCGCCAGGTCGAGGGCGCGAAGGTCGGCGTGAGCGTCAACCAGGGGCTCTTCGGGCACGGCTCCTCGGTGGTCGTGCAACGCTAG
- a CDS encoding acetyl-CoA C-acetyltransferase — protein MAEAYIIDAVRTPVGRRRGGLAAVHPADLGGHVLRALVERTGVDPEAVEDVIFGCVDTIGPQAGDVARTCWLAAGLPDGVPGTTIDRQCGSAQQAVHFAAQGVMSGTADLLIAGGVQNMSMIPISSAMLAGEAYGFADPFSTSEGWQKRYGTQEVSQFRSAEMIAEKWDCTREDMERFALESHRRALRAIDEGRFAREIVPLAGVSADEGPRRDTSLEKMATLKPLREGGRLTAAVSSQISDAAAAILIASPRAVKEHGLTPRARIHHMSIRGADPVWMLTAPIPATAWAFEKAGMTKDDIDLVEINEAFASVVLAWQKETGFDPAKVNVNGGAIALGHPLGATGARLMTTLLCELERTGGRYGLQTMCEGGGQANVTIIERL, from the coding sequence ATGGCAGAGGCGTACATCATCGACGCAGTCCGAACCCCGGTCGGCCGCCGCCGCGGCGGCCTCGCGGCCGTCCATCCGGCCGACCTCGGCGGGCACGTGCTGCGCGCGCTCGTCGAGCGGACGGGCGTCGACCCGGAGGCGGTCGAGGACGTGATCTTCGGCTGTGTCGATACGATCGGACCGCAGGCCGGCGATGTCGCCCGGACGTGCTGGCTCGCGGCGGGGCTGCCCGACGGCGTACCCGGGACCACCATCGACCGGCAGTGCGGATCGGCGCAGCAAGCGGTGCACTTCGCCGCCCAGGGCGTCATGAGCGGCACGGCCGACCTGCTGATCGCCGGCGGCGTCCAGAACATGAGCATGATCCCGATCTCCTCGGCGATGCTCGCCGGTGAGGCGTACGGGTTCGCCGATCCCTTCTCGACCTCCGAGGGATGGCAGAAGCGCTACGGCACGCAGGAGGTGTCCCAGTTTCGCTCGGCGGAGATGATCGCCGAGAAGTGGGACTGCACGCGCGAGGACATGGAGCGCTTCGCCCTCGAGAGCCATCGGCGGGCGCTCCGCGCGATCGACGAAGGGCGCTTCGCCCGCGAGATCGTACCGCTCGCCGGCGTGAGCGCCGACGAGGGCCCGCGCCGCGACACCTCGCTCGAGAAGATGGCGACGCTGAAACCGCTGCGCGAAGGCGGACGTCTCACCGCCGCCGTATCGAGCCAGATCTCCGACGCGGCCGCCGCGATCTTGATCGCGTCCCCGCGCGCGGTGAAGGAGCACGGGCTCACGCCGCGCGCGCGCATCCACCACATGAGCATCCGCGGCGCCGACCCGGTGTGGATGCTCACCGCCCCCATCCCGGCCACGGCCTGGGCCTTCGAGAAGGCCGGCATGACGAAGGACGACATCGACCTGGTCGAGATCAACGAGGCCTTCGCCTCGGTCGTCCTCGCCTGGCAGAAGGAGACCGGCTTCGATCCGGCGAAGGTGAACGTGAACGGCGGCGCCATCGCGCTCGGCCATCCGCTCGGCGCGACCGGCGCGCGCCTCATGACGACGCTCCTTTGCGAGCTCGAGCGCACCGGCGGGCGGTACGGCCTGCAAACCATGTGCGAGGGCGGCGGCCAGGCGAACGTCACCATCATCGAGAGGCTCTGA
- a CDS encoding acyl-CoA/acyl-ACP dehydrogenase produces MNFALDEQQRQLRDTARAFLAAHAGPAEVRAAMTTERGFDPGLWRRIAGEMGWPAVVVPEEHGGLGLGQVELMVLMEAMGAALLCAPFFSTVCLGANALVVGATPEQRARWLPGIAAGTTTAALAHTEPDGRWDADGVRALARVDGGDVVLSGTKSYVVDGHTADLLLIAARAPGTTGAEGVALYLVPATTPGLGRRALATLDQTRRLAEIVLDDVRVPKDAVLGGEPQGWEALAATLRLATVALAAEQVGGAERCLDLAVAYAGERVQFGRPIGSFQAIKHKCADMLMRVEAARSATYYAACTAEERGPELAVAASLAKAYASDTYFQCAADCMQVHGGVGFTWEYDVHLYFKRARSSESLLGDGRHHRELVARYLAL; encoded by the coding sequence ATGAACTTCGCCCTCGACGAGCAGCAGCGTCAGCTCCGCGACACGGCACGCGCCTTCCTCGCCGCGCACGCCGGCCCGGCGGAGGTACGCGCCGCGATGACGACGGAGCGCGGCTTCGATCCCGGGCTCTGGCGGCGCATCGCCGGCGAGATGGGGTGGCCGGCGGTCGTCGTCCCCGAGGAGCACGGAGGGCTCGGCCTCGGACAGGTCGAGCTGATGGTCCTCATGGAGGCGATGGGCGCGGCGCTGCTCTGCGCCCCCTTCTTTTCGACCGTCTGCCTCGGCGCGAACGCGCTCGTCGTCGGCGCGACTCCCGAGCAACGCGCGCGCTGGCTTCCCGGCATCGCCGCGGGCACAACGACTGCGGCCCTCGCCCACACGGAGCCGGACGGCCGGTGGGACGCGGACGGCGTCCGCGCGCTCGCGCGCGTCGACGGCGGAGACGTCGTGCTCTCCGGCACGAAATCCTACGTGGTCGACGGACACACGGCGGACCTTCTGTTGATCGCGGCGCGCGCGCCCGGAACCACCGGCGCGGAGGGCGTCGCGCTGTACCTCGTGCCGGCGACCACGCCCGGGCTCGGACGCCGCGCCCTCGCCACGCTCGACCAGACGCGACGGCTCGCAGAGATCGTGCTCGACGACGTGCGCGTGCCGAAGGACGCCGTGCTCGGCGGCGAGCCGCAGGGGTGGGAGGCGCTCGCGGCGACCCTGCGGCTCGCGACCGTCGCGCTCGCGGCCGAGCAGGTGGGCGGCGCCGAGCGCTGCCTCGACCTCGCCGTGGCCTATGCCGGCGAGCGCGTCCAGTTTGGGCGCCCGATCGGCTCGTTCCAGGCGATCAAGCACAAGTGCGCCGACATGCTGATGCGCGTCGAAGCCGCCCGCTCGGCGACGTACTATGCCGCCTGCACGGCCGAGGAGCGCGGCCCCGAGCTCGCCGTCGCCGCTTCCCTCGCCAAGGCTTACGCCTCGGACACCTACTTCCAATGCGCCGCCGACTGCATGCAGGTCCATGGCGGCGTCGGGTTCACCTGGGAGTACGACGTGCACCTCTATTTCAAGCGCGCCAGATCGAGCGAGTCGCTGCTCGGCGATGGACGCCATCACCGCGAGCTCGTCGCCCGCTACCTGGCCCTCTGA